Part of the Drosophila kikkawai strain 14028-0561.14 chromosome 3L, DkikHiC1v2, whole genome shotgun sequence genome is shown below.
TATCAACGAGAGCAAGTACCTCAAGATGATCAGGCCTACACCGTGCAATCTTCCCTCCTGGTGGGTGgaaatcatcaacaacaacagcagcaccaccaacaGCAGCGTCCTGGTCACGTGGACGAGGTGTATCTAAAGCGACCCGGCTATGTCTTCGATGAGAGTCCCCTGGCCTCAACATATCGACGACCCACAAGACCAGCCACGCCTGCCTTGCCACCACCGCCCACCACAGCCTCGCAGAAAATCTCCTACGATAGCCATGATTACCCACCGCCCAGCTATGCGGCCCAGCAGACATCCAATTTTGTGCCCCAGCAGCCCAAGCAGCGACCGCTGTACCAGCGCCAAGATATCAATGGGAATCGGGGAGGAGGACCAGCGCCAGCGCCAGCCTCGTCTAATTATGCAAACAACTTTGATAATTATTTGCAGCGGCCAAaaccccagcagcagcagcaggagcaggcgcagaTACAGAGCCACAACCAGGTACacttgagaaaaaaatattaaaactctATTTAGGAGTTAAATTTACATgaagcataaatattttcatacaaCCTTTTCTCTTTGTGCAGCTACAGCCGCAGTTTGGACACTATCAATACAATCCCCAGAATGGCGGAGCAGGAGGCGGAGCACCACCTGGAGCTGGCATATCCCAGCGACCCAGACCGGGACACAATTACTACGAGTATCAAATTGGCGAGATACCGCCACCACCACAGTCCCAACACTtccagcagccgcagcagcagcagcagttcaaCTATCGTCCTGCCAGTCAGTCagcaggcggaggaggaggaggtatGGGTGGTGGTTTGGCCACCCTGGCCTCGCTGCTCAGCTCCACGCAGCAGTATGCACCGCAATTTACGAATCTCCTCTTGGGTGGAGGTGGTGGCTCTACATCCTCCCAATCAGCCAGTCCGTTGGGCAGCCTTCTCGGCGCTTTTGCTGGCACACAAGGAGCAGGATACCCCAGTGGGggtggaggcggaggagggCGACCAGCCAACACAAGACTCATTAGGGCACTGGAGAACATCGCTCGCAACGACGATTTGCAGTGCGTGCCCAAGGTGCTCTGCCAGATGATTGCCGGTCAAACGTTACGTGGCCAATTGCCCGGATTCGTTACCTCCCCGGCCATAACCAAGTGAGTTTAACCAGGAAGAGGaacaggaatatatatatagggatAGCAGTGGGGGGAGGGGTCTTAGTTGTatagtaaatattattaaatttgcatttcgaGGCAGATGGGGTGCAGCCTTAAACGGGATTAGACTTCATTACTGCAGCAACCATATTGATTGTTCCATTAAATGAGCTACGTCTGGGTGGGAAGGAGGAGCTAGGAAGAGCTGGGAAGAGCTGGGAAGAGGTTTGAGTAAGACCCAttgtaaattgaaattgtttttggctttggcaAATTCTTGGCTTCGAGACAATTAAGTTTTACTATATAAGCAGGCTAGAGACAGGACTTGGAAGGTTCTGAAGGACTTGTATAACTTGATGGGAAGATTAGGGGTGAAATATCTATGCAGGTGGGAAGGTAATGAGGCTATTAGGTCTAAATAATATGGTTTATTGGTTGCACAAGACGTGCAATGGtggaattatatatttttatgattttaggaaataatatatttttcatatttaatgtaactatatatacttttttccctcagatttttaaatttattcatttataaatattctcttacttaatttttaaaaacagttTCCTGGCTGGTTTCCCTGTGGCCTCACCTGCCCTAATTTATGGAAGAGCTGCACTCTTGGGCTTGAGTGGAGGGGATAGAAGCTGCATCCAGACCTACGAGAAGTGTCCCAAAAATGAGGTGAGAGTCTAACGaataaattctaataaataaatataccatTTCTAAGAACTTATAGtaatttcaacaattttaaaaattaaaaaatatataaaactaatttaaatcttaaattccCAAACAGATGGAAATAATTCATTACCTAAACAACCATCGCGGTGGCTTCTTCAAGTTCTTCAGTGAACCAGAGGAGAAGCCCGAGGCTTCGCTTCAAGGCGAAGGAGGAACTGGCAGCCTGTTCAGCATTCTCTCAGCTCTAACTGGAGGTGGCGGTCAAACCTACACCACCCCCAGACCCCCACCTAGACCCACCCAGCGACCCACCACGGATATAACCAGTGGCATTGGCAGCTTCTTCACTCAAGTGCTGTCCGAATACCTGAATGGTGTGGAGTACCAACGGAGAAGGCGAAGAAGGAGTCTAAACCTGAATGATGACTTCCACGACGAAGAGGATAATCTGGACACACAGTCGGGTCAACAGCAGCTGGTCAAGTTCCAGGATGATGAAGAGGAAGAGGCTGCCAAGGCTCACACCGAACTAATTGGAGTGCTGCAGTTTCCCGAAAGCGAAGGCGAAGGTCGAGTGGTTACCTTTAAGGACATTCAAAGTGAGGAAGAGCACGAGGATGGAGCAACAATACGCTTTCCGGATGCCACACCAGCGGATGTTATCAGGGAATTTAACCGTGATGCCGCCCAAAGGAAGCTAAGATTTCCCCAGGAAAAGGATGAAGAATCGAAAGCTGAAAATGTTAGGAGAGCCAAGCAATTGTCCTTGATGGAAGGTTGGAAGGCTGTCCTGCCTAATGGCCTGGCGGAATCAGACTTTGGCGTGGATAAACGCAGAGGTAAAAGGATAGTATTTCGGGATACCAACGAGCATCCAGAAGAGGAGAGATTGCAGGAGGAGAGGTTAAGGGAAGAAGAGCAGTTTAGAGAAGCTGAACTTAGGGAGCTTAGGGAACTGCAAATCAGAGAAGAATCTTATCGGGAAGAACAACTTAGAGAAGAACAACTGAGAGAAGATCAAAGAATTCGTGAGGAACAGCTGCAAATACAACGCCTTCGTGAGCTGCAACTAACCCAGCAGAGCTTCAAGGAAGATTCTCTCCCCCCAAATGCTGTCTACGATGATGCAGCTCCTCCTCAACGAGGAGCTCGGGTTATATTTCCCGACCACTATGAACAGCACATTCGCAAAGGCAAGATCCTGAATCGACCCACATATGCGCCCACCTACGAGTACAATGACCTGGGCGAGGCCAAGGAGGATCGCCTGGTGGTGAGCAGTCACTACCGACTGGAAGGTGGTTTTAACTCCCTAAACCGCGGTGAATTTATGCCGGGAAATCATGTGCGTTTTGTAGATTCTGCGGCTAGTGAAAGACCCCAGCACTACAACTATCCAAACACAAATTACATCAGCGACAACAGATATGGAAGCGGAAGTCAAAAGCCCACGTATCGGGAGGATGACAAGAACATTTATGTGACCAACTCGCAGGGTGTTAATGAGTACTACATACGACCCGATGGCAGaaaggtttattttaaaacaggTTAGGTTTATAGTTGGATTTAGGAAATAACAACTgtaggattttattttaaagaaagaaaaatgtgaggaaagaaaaacagaaaGGCAAAACCTTGAAATCTTATAAATAAGCTATGTAGTTATAGTACAATGGGTCTTAAATTCGTACAAGTTGCTTACAAAAGGAAATAGAAATTGTAGGAATGGATTgcttgtattaaaaaatcgtattttaatatttaaatattgaagaaATATGACAAATATGACTGatctaatttgtttaatttgttaactATTCAAAGGCActtccttgttttttattttctactaAAAATTAAGACCCACTTAGAGGCAGGCCACCACCACTTAGTCACATAagtctgtaaatatttaatgctttaaacaaatatttattaataaaacacACAATTCAATCAACTCAAagtggttttattttctttatttatatttttttgttaaaagatAAACTTTGCCATTGTTTCAACAAGTGACTACGCTGCCAGCGAAAATTGCCGCATAAATCAGGCAGCAGAAAGCGGCTACAACCAGGGAATACCACggtttgaaaaattaaatgtgaTAAACCCAAACAGAAAAGGAAATGCAAGGCAAATAAAGAAGGAGAGAtaagaaaagtttaaagatGGAAGAAGGAATACCTAAAGTTCAAAAATATAAgacaagaaacaaaaaaatattgttaactcattttgatatttaaaataaaatagagatTGACTTTTCTAAAATCTCCCTAAATtagattatttaaaattcttccCTTTGGACTAcgcataaatacataaataatgaaaattagATTTATAACAATCAAGTTTTCAGAATGCTCCTTAGATTCTAGGAATATATTCCCCAGTTTCCCTCCCAATACGAGGTATTAAAAGAAACCCACAGGAAAATGCAGGGACATATCCCTTAGGAGCACAAACAATTTCATttcttcctattttttttcccaaaaaaaaatttcctgTGAATGTTTGTCAGCGGAAAAATGCACACAGCAACTGGAAAAGTGCACAAAAAAGTGCAGCATACTTTTGTGCATGACAGACCCACCGAAAGTTGTCAGGGTTGCCCCCATGGAACACGAAAAGCTCCAATCCCAGACCCCCTGCTGTGCTCCAAAACTGTcgtcttattttatttacagcaCTCGGagcgacgacgatgacgacggcGACAGAAGCGACAGTTTGTATGCAAACCATATGCAACGAGTTAATAAATGGGGAAACACAGAGGCGACGAAGTTGAAGGTTGGGGGTTGGGGGTCTAGGAGGCTCTGAGACCCCCCGAGagagttgtgtgtgtgttttggctTGTTGCAATTCTTGTTGAAAGTTCAGGGAGGGAAGGTAAGAGTTGGAAGTGGAAATAAGTTGGGAAAACCTTAGCGAATGTTAGATGATCTGTGATTTTTCCTATTTcaaaatggtttttattttgggaaatgttttttaaatatttaaaatttattttaggttTACTATtgggtata
Proteins encoded:
- the LOC108080640 gene encoding uncharacterized protein, whose amino-acid sequence is MQLLWDPQSVQWKIAILIIALVADVSCIRNGNGEENQISVKLKNFFPSEQEVQVKDSQNPPETSARVTSGGGFRPSQMLDFTPSDVMPQGGIFNRYPPSYLEPNYRHEIPSSLGQQQQVGALDKQFSFPQESHFQSTPLPTTPVVSYLDPYTQQNYGYTPTPPSIIQYQREQVPQDDQAYTVQSSLLVGGNHQQQQQHHQQQRPGHVDEVYLKRPGYVFDESPLASTYRRPTRPATPALPPPPTTASQKISYDSHDYPPPSYAAQQTSNFVPQQPKQRPLYQRQDINGNRGGGPAPAPASSNYANNFDNYLQRPKPQQQQQEQAQIQSHNQLQPQFGHYQYNPQNGGAGGGAPPGAGISQRPRPGHNYYEYQIGEIPPPPQSQHFQQPQQQQQFNYRPASQSAGGGGGGMGGGLATLASLLSSTQQYAPQFTNLLLGGGGGSTSSQSASPLGSLLGAFAGTQGAGYPSGGGGGGGRPANTRLIRALENIARNDDLQCVPKVLCQMIAGQTLRGQLPGFVTSPAITNFLAGFPVASPALIYGRAALLGLSGGDRSCIQTYEKCPKNEMEIIHYLNNHRGGFFKFFSEPEEKPEASLQGEGGTGSLFSILSALTGGGGQTYTTPRPPPRPTQRPTTDITSGIGSFFTQVLSEYLNGVEYQRRRRRRSLNLNDDFHDEEDNLDTQSGQQQLVKFQDDEEEEAAKAHTELIGVLQFPESEGEGRVVTFKDIQSEEEHEDGATIRFPDATPADVIREFNRDAAQRKLRFPQEKDEESKAENVRRAKQLSLMEGWKAVLPNGLAESDFGVDKRRGKRIVFRDTNEHPEEERLQEERLREEEQFREAELRELRELQIREESYREEQLREEQLREDQRIREEQLQIQRLRELQLTQQSFKEDSLPPNAVYDDAAPPQRGARVIFPDHYEQHIRKGKILNRPTYAPTYEYNDLGEAKEDRLVVSSHYRLEGGFNSLNRGEFMPGNHVRFVDSAASERPQHYNYPNTNYISDNRYGSGSQKPTYREDDKNIYVTNSQGVNEYYIRPDGRKVYFKTG